From a region of the Pirellulales bacterium genome:
- a CDS encoding DUF4058 family protein — protein MPVHDWTRVKAGIFHDFHNAWITHLKETLNGGLLPKGYYALGEQHAGRLIADILTLHDGEPRTTPPDKGGVAVADAPPQVGRKMVASENAAYRALRRTLAIRHTSGHRLVALVEIVSPANKDRRQSVQDFVEKAIGALRAGCHLTVVDMFPPGIDDPQGMHGLIWEYFDPEDYLMPAAKPLTLASYCAGDVPEAYVAHIALGDKIPEMPLFLHDGHYVNLPLAATYDAAWRGVPQYWQQVLEAIL, from the coding sequence CGACTGGACCCGCGTGAAAGCGGGCATATTCCACGATTTCCATAACGCGTGGATCACGCACCTCAAAGAAACCCTCAACGGCGGTTTGCTGCCGAAGGGTTACTACGCCTTGGGCGAACAGCACGCCGGCCGCCTGATCGCCGATATCCTCACCCTGCACGACGGAGAGCCGCGGACGACGCCGCCCGACAAGGGCGGCGTGGCCGTGGCCGATGCACCGCCGCAAGTCGGCCGCAAAATGGTGGCCAGCGAAAACGCGGCATATCGCGCCCTGCGGCGGACGCTCGCTATCCGCCACACCAGCGGCCATCGGCTCGTGGCGCTCGTAGAAATCGTGTCACCCGCCAACAAAGATCGCCGCCAAAGCGTGCAGGACTTCGTCGAAAAGGCAATCGGCGCGCTTCGCGCCGGGTGCCATCTGACCGTCGTCGATATGTTTCCACCGGGCATTGATGATCCCCAGGGCATGCATGGCCTGATTTGGGAGTACTTCGACCCGGAAGACTACCTGATGCCCGCCGCGAAGCCCTTGACCCTGGCTTCGTACTGTGCCGGCGACGTGCCCGAGGCCTATGTGGCTCATATCGCCCTGGGCGACAAGATCCCTGAGATGCCCTTGTTCTTGCATGACGGCCACTATGTCAACCTGCCGCTGGCCGCCACTTACG